In the Ptychodera flava strain L36383 chromosome 1, AS_Pfla_20210202, whole genome shotgun sequence genome, GAAGTGTAGCTGAATCAGGCTGCAGATGCTGTGCAAATCGCGGTATCTTGACCTAACGTCAAAACCGAGTGCGTGTTGGAGTTTTCTGAGACAGATGGGACACAGGAAGAGTGGCTGTGACATTGCTTCTTCAATGGCGCTGCTCTCATTCATTGCACAGTCAAAGAAGACACAGTGTGCCAATCCAAATATATGGCATGTTTCATGACTCAGGACCTATAAAtaccaaaataaaaaagcatTGTAAGGATGGATTATTTTTCAGATTGAGGTGTATGTACAAAATACTGTACTGAATGTATTTGTATCAAGAACCCAGAGTTCCCTTTAACTGttgatatttatgatttttataaaaaaacatttcagtTAGCCCGAaatatgtgatatttcaaatttactgatatttgaaattcacaaaggCTGAGTTGTCTTAACTATAtggggaaaatacaattttcgattttcacaaaagtaggATGGCGAAACTTTTCCCacaccaagagttttaaaatgagcccctacaagtggtagatcagaaaagaactgtaaaagtttgcgaGTCTTCATATCTGTCCTGGAGGCCTGTTCTACCAGTACCTTAATCATCAGTTTCGATAAATAGCATAATGAAATGAGTACTATGTgtgattttctttaattttctctCTGTAATACTGTAATATAAGCTTACCTTCAACAGTCTCCACAGTATCTGTCCATCAATGGCAGTGATGTCTGGATCACCGTCAATTTCATTGCCTTTGTAAGTCCTGGGCTCAAAACGACCAAAACTCAAAACTGCACTCCGATCCTTGTAGGATGCTTCTCCGAGAACAAAGTTCAAATCCTCACTAGGGTACAAGTCTGTCCAAGATATGCCCACCACAAAGTCGTTTTTAGAGTGTTTTGTCACATGTCTCGTTATTTTTGTGAGGATATCAGACACCAGGATTTGTTTCTTGCCGGTGACTTTGTGATGCCGAGTTGTAAAAGGTAAGTTGTCTACGTTCAGTTCATCCAATATTTCAACTCCCATTCCAGCGAAGAAAGCACTAGCGAAGGCTTTGAGCAGGTTAAAAAGAGTTTTATCTCCGAGGCGGAAGTTACGTATGAAGTCTGGGAATTCGCCTAGAGGCTGCAAGAACAGAGTTCGATGGCGTTTCTTTGTCCAGGGTAAAGAGGTAAACAATGACCCTATCTCGATTGCAACTTTCCACTGAGGGAACGTCTGGCGATCGACTAGTGGAATCGGGTCTTTCACGCGAAAAAGTCTCTCGGTTTCTGATTCTTTACCCCGGTCACCACCCTGATCGGTGCCACTGGAACCGATACATTCCTCCGATAAAAGGAAAAATTTCCTCATTGGTACATCAAATTTGGCTGAATCTAGGGAGCCAACGAGTACTCGAACGCGATGAGCTCTCTTTTCGAGGGTAGTTTTCCTTCTGCATAAAACGAGTCGACTGAATTCCATAATAATGAACAGCAATACGCAATACCCTACGAAAATAACATAACCGCACCCGACTAGGTACACGAACGCGACGTACAACGTCAGAACAAACAGTCGGTAAAGCAAGCTGAATGGAGTCCACATACGACGTCGATTTTTCAGAAAGTGTAGATTACTGGGACATATACGCTCTACCAACATACTGACTGGCCACAGTTCTCACTTAGTCAACATCTGATGACAGGCACATAGACTTATTGCCACGTAAAGTCGGTACGTCGGCAACTTGCCACTCTTACGGGCTTACCGGAAACAGTTCACAGCGTGCCCTCTGTTCGACTTCAAATGACAAACCCCTGCAAACTCCAAAATA is a window encoding:
- the LOC139136517 gene encoding archaemetzincin-2-like, whose product is MLVERICPSNLHFLKNRRRMWTPFSLLYRLFVLTLYVAFVYLVGCGYVIFVGYCVLLFIIMEFSRLVLCRRKTTLEKRAHRVRVLVGSLDSAKFDVPMRKFFLLSEECIGSSGTDQGGDRGKESETERLFRVKDPIPLVDRQTFPQWKVAIEIGSLFTSLPWTKKRHRTLFLQPLGEFPDFIRNFRLGDKTLFNLLKAFASAFFAGMGVEILDELNVDNLPFTTRHHKVTGKKQILVSDILTKITRHVTKHSKNDFVVGISWTDLYPSEDLNFVLGEASYKDRSAVLSFGRFEPRTYKGNEIDGDPDITAIDGQILWRLLKVLSHETCHIFGLAHCVFFDCAMNESSAIEEAMSQPLFLCPICLRKLQHALGFDVRSRYRDLHSICSLIQLHFPTKQMADAIVWLEKCSMFLNTLDGRDIV